A single Triticum dicoccoides isolate Atlit2015 ecotype Zavitan chromosome 2A, WEW_v2.0, whole genome shotgun sequence DNA region contains:
- the LOC119359196 gene encoding auxin-responsive protein SAUR36-like, which yields MVRLMEISKKWHGSASSKVTSPTAAAGAAATVASCPRGHFAAYTRDGSRFFVPIGCLTSDTFRELLNMAEEEFGKPGDRPIVLPCSVACLEQILADFRATSKKHNGGGRAKIW from the coding sequence ATGGTGAGGCTAATGGAGATCTCCAAGAAATGGCACGGCAGTGCTAGCAGCAAGGTCACGTCCCCTACCGCCGCCGCTGGTGCAGCGGCCACGGTGGCGTCGTGCCCGCGGGGCCATTTCGCGGCCTACACCCGGGACGGCAGCCGGTTCTTCGTTCCCATCGGCTGCCTCACCAGCGACACCTTCCGGGAGCTCCTCAACATGGCCGAGGAGGAGTTTGGCAAACCTGGCGACCGCCCCATCGTGCTGCCGTGCTCCGTGGCCTGCCTTGAGCAGATCCTCGCCGACTTCCGGGCCACCTCCAAGAAGCACAACGGTGGCGGCAGGGCCAAGATTTGGTAG